One Halobacterium sp. DL1 DNA window includes the following coding sequences:
- a CDS encoding transmembrane oligosaccharyl transferase: MSEKTEASRESSLSVDTALDALEDWYHVPALGAVLAFMLWVRVQSWENFTRNGQVYFSGNDAWYHFRQVMYTVDHWPQTMPFDVWTAFSTGTSVGQFGTLFDQIVATAALVVGLGDPSQNTVAMTLLFAPAVFGALLAIPVYFIGKQLGGRIGGVFAAVILALLPGYFLQRSLVGAADHNGAEPLFQSLAVLGTLVALRVAEREKPVYEQFLDRDIAGLRRVVAWSILAGAAAAAYMWMWPPGILLVGIFGVFYLVKLTSDYYSGRSPEHVAIVAAVSMATTALLMLVTLSTTSFSATEFGLLQPLFSLAVAVGAVFLAWLAREWDERGFTSASFPVTVFAIVIVGVGVTAVALPSFWGMMESNLLRFIGFSSGAAQRTIGEAQPFLSRTNAYGLGMFGVIFLEYGLAFFTALLAAAIILLRPHLESGSLKRLAGAAVGVAVVLLMFAAPGFPAWIGDLFGIGGQLTALGIVSITLAAIAVTGDYDAGPLLVVVWGAFITSAAFTQVRFNYYLVVPVVVLNAYLLASVLSVLDLDRPASTIEDVSWYQVGTVVMVVLLVLVPVAAPALAEATNNDSVRGSASPITLTNANNQQVPLRSAITVGSSNGPGAVVQWDDALEWMQTHTPTEGEFDGASNAEAMDYYGTYSRTGDFDYPDGSYGVMSWWDYGHWITVEGQRVPHANPFQQGANTAANFLLAQNESEAADVLAGINEDDAETKYVAVDWKMIMPPRPDLSSGQSKFGAPLVFYDGPREFSGNDFYRVAYNAQYENGQIQSARYLQQAPLVKSQPYFESMMVRLYRYHGSAKQAQPTVLDWRETRTSRTGQELLVFDSSTPNVQQFANMSAAEAYVANDSTSQIGGFQDVPTRDVEALEQYRLVGVSDDSLAPANLILNGELNYAYMPTWVKMFERVEGAEVTGTAPANTTVTATVELNLTQMTSSQDGSHPTFTYRQHAETGPDGEFTMTLPYSTTGYENFGPENGHTNVSVRAAGPYEFSTGNTTAEDGLTVVNWNATADVTEAQVLGESEDSVTVDLERNVVDEPEGAQNNTSASVSAPDPSSITAEGSSDATGDGPADSQPTTAGLTAAALPAVAGLLVHRTG; this comes from the coding sequence ATGAGCGAGAAGACCGAAGCGTCGAGGGAGTCCTCCCTCTCCGTCGATACAGCCCTCGACGCTCTCGAAGACTGGTACCACGTGCCCGCGCTCGGCGCTGTGCTCGCGTTCATGCTATGGGTTCGGGTCCAGTCGTGGGAGAACTTCACGCGGAACGGGCAGGTGTACTTCTCCGGCAACGACGCCTGGTACCACTTCCGGCAGGTGATGTACACGGTCGACCACTGGCCGCAGACGATGCCGTTCGACGTCTGGACGGCATTCTCTACTGGGACATCAGTCGGCCAGTTCGGCACGCTGTTCGACCAGATCGTCGCGACGGCGGCGCTCGTCGTCGGCCTAGGCGACCCTTCGCAGAACACGGTCGCGATGACGCTGCTGTTCGCGCCCGCCGTCTTCGGCGCGCTGCTGGCCATCCCGGTCTACTTCATCGGGAAGCAACTCGGCGGCCGCATCGGTGGCGTCTTCGCGGCGGTCATCCTCGCACTGCTCCCCGGCTACTTCCTCCAGCGCAGCCTCGTCGGCGCGGCCGACCACAACGGCGCCGAGCCGCTGTTCCAGTCACTCGCCGTTCTCGGGACGCTCGTCGCACTACGGGTCGCCGAACGCGAGAAACCGGTCTACGAACAGTTCCTCGACCGCGACATCGCGGGCCTCCGGAGAGTCGTCGCCTGGAGCATCCTCGCGGGAGCCGCGGCTGCGGCTTACATGTGGATGTGGCCGCCGGGCATCCTCCTCGTGGGTATCTTCGGCGTCTTCTATCTCGTGAAGCTGACCAGCGACTACTACAGCGGTCGGAGCCCGGAGCACGTCGCCATCGTCGCCGCGGTGAGCATGGCGACGACCGCCCTCCTGATGCTGGTTACGCTCTCGACCACTAGCTTTTCGGCAACAGAGTTTGGGTTACTCCAACCGTTGTTCTCGCTGGCAGTTGCTGTGGGCGCCGTCTTTCTAGCATGGCTAGCACGGGAGTGGGACGAACGTGGGTTTACTAGCGCTTCGTTCCCGGTCACAGTGTTCGCTATAGTCATCGTCGGTGTGGGGGTAACCGCGGTTGCTCTACCGAGCTTCTGGGGTATGATGGAGTCGAATCTGCTTCGTTTCATCGGATTTAGTTCTGGTGCAGCACAAAGAACAATCGGCGAAGCCCAGCCGTTCCTCTCCCGGACGAACGCGTACGGTCTGGGGATGTTCGGCGTCATCTTCCTGGAGTACGGGCTCGCGTTCTTCACGGCGCTGCTCGCGGCGGCCATCATCCTGCTGCGTCCGCACCTCGAGAGCGGCAGTCTGAAGCGGCTCGCCGGCGCCGCTGTCGGCGTCGCGGTCGTTCTCCTCATGTTCGCCGCGCCCGGCTTCCCGGCGTGGATCGGCGATCTCTTCGGCATCGGCGGGCAGCTCACTGCACTCGGCATTGTCAGCATCACGCTGGCGGCCATCGCCGTGACCGGCGACTACGACGCTGGGCCGCTGCTGGTCGTCGTCTGGGGCGCGTTCATCACCTCGGCGGCGTTCACGCAGGTGCGGTTCAACTACTACCTCGTCGTGCCGGTCGTCGTGCTGAACGCGTACCTGCTCGCAAGCGTGCTCTCGGTGCTCGACCTCGACCGGCCCGCCTCGACCATCGAGGACGTGAGCTGGTACCAGGTCGGCACGGTCGTGATGGTCGTCCTGCTCGTGCTGGTGCCGGTCGCGGCACCCGCCCTCGCGGAGGCGACGAACAACGACTCCGTCCGAGGGAGCGCGTCGCCGATCACGCTGACGAACGCGAACAACCAGCAGGTGCCGCTGCGGTCTGCGATCACTGTCGGTTCGTCGAACGGTCCCGGCGCTGTCGTCCAGTGGGACGACGCGCTCGAGTGGATGCAGACGCATACGCCGACCGAGGGTGAGTTCGACGGCGCGTCGAACGCTGAGGCCATGGACTACTACGGGACGTACTCCCGGACTGGGGACTTCGACTACCCCGACGGTTCCTACGGCGTGATGTCCTGGTGGGACTACGGCCACTGGATCACCGTCGAGGGCCAGCGCGTGCCCCACGCCAACCCGTTCCAGCAGGGCGCGAACACGGCCGCGAACTTCCTGCTCGCCCAGAACGAGTCGGAGGCAGCGGATGTCCTCGCGGGCATCAACGAGGACGACGCGGAGACGAAGTACGTCGCCGTCGACTGGAAGATGATCATGCCGCCGCGTCCGGACCTCAGCTCCGGACAGTCGAAGTTCGGCGCGCCGCTGGTGTTCTACGATGGGCCGCGGGAGTTCAGCGGTAACGACTTCTACCGGGTCGCGTACAACGCCCAGTACGAGAACGGCCAGATCCAGAGCGCGCGCTACCTCCAGCAGGCGCCGCTCGTGAAGAGCCAGCCGTACTTCGAGTCGATGATGGTGCGGCTCTACCGCTACCACGGGAGCGCGAAGCAGGCCCAACCGACGGTGCTCGACTGGCGGGAGACCCGTACCAGCCGGACCGGACAGGAACTGCTCGTCTTCGACTCCTCGACGCCGAACGTCCAGCAGTTCGCCAACATGAGCGCCGCCGAGGCGTACGTCGCCAACGACTCGACGTCACAGATCGGTGGCTTCCAGGACGTCCCGACCCGGGACGTCGAGGCGCTCGAACAGTACCGGCTGGTGGGCGTGAGCGACGACAGCCTGGCGCCGGCGAACCTCATCCTGAACGGGGAGCTGAACTACGCCTACATGCCGACGTGGGTGAAGATGTTCGAGCGCGTCGAGGGCGCCGAGGTGACCGGCACCGCGCCCGCGAACACGACGGTGACCGCGACGGTGGAGCTGAACCTCACGCAGATGACGAGCAGTCAGGACGGCTCTCACCCGACGTTCACCTACAGGCAGCACGCCGAGACCGGTCCGGACGGCGAGTTCACGATGACGCTGCCGTACTCGACGACGGGCTACGAGAACTTCGGGCCGGAGAACGGCCACACGAACGTCTCGGTGCGCGCGGCCGGCCCCTACGAGTTCTCGACGGGGAACACGACCGCCGAAGACGGCCTGACGGTCGTGAACTGGAACGCGACGGCGGACGTGACCGAGGCGCAGGTGCTCGGCGAGTCCGAGGATTCGGTGACCGTCGACCTCGAGCGGAACGTCGTCGACGAACCCGAGGGCGCACAGAACAACACGTCCGCGTCTGTGAGCGCTCCGGACCCGTCGTCGATTACTGCCGAGGGCTCCTCGGACGCTACGGGCGACGGACCTGCTGACTCACAGCCGACGACTGCCGGGCTGACCGCCGCTGCACTGCCCGCCGTCGCCGGCCTCCTGGTCCATCGTACTGGCTGA